Proteins encoded by one window of Rhodoligotrophos appendicifer:
- a CDS encoding Dps family protein, with translation MDQRLAHERRQADLRTPSGFSSNAAQDISASLTALLADMFALYLKTKNFHWHISGPHFRDYHLMLDEQGEQIFATTDAIAERARKIGGTTVRSIGHIARVLRLLDNDADFVTPEDMLAELRDDNRQLADLLRAAHALCDEHNDVATASLIEQWIDDAERRTWFLFEATRR, from the coding sequence ATGGATCAACGCCTCGCACATGAACGCCGTCAAGCCGATCTCAGAACCCCGTCCGGTTTCAGCAGCAATGCCGCTCAGGACATCTCCGCCTCCCTGACGGCGCTGTTGGCGGACATGTTCGCCCTGTACCTGAAGACGAAGAATTTCCATTGGCACATCTCGGGCCCGCATTTCCGCGACTACCACCTGATGCTCGACGAGCAGGGCGAGCAGATCTTTGCCACCACCGATGCCATTGCCGAGCGCGCCCGCAAGATTGGCGGCACGACTGTGCGATCCATCGGCCACATTGCCCGGGTTCTGCGCCTTCTCGACAATGATGCCGACTTCGTCACTCCCGAGGACATGCTGGCTGAGCTGCGCGACGACAACCGTCAACTGGCCGACCTCCTGCGCGCAGCCCATGCCCTTTGCGACGAGCATAATGATGTGGCGACCGCGAGCCTCATCGAGCAGTGGATCGACGATGCCGAACGGCGTACATGGTTTCTGTTCGAGGCGACGAGGCGGTAA
- a CDS encoding LysR family transcriptional regulator has protein sequence MRLDIDSLRTFKAVLETGGVTRAARLLNLTQSAVSHKLARLEDRIGRPILVRSPTGVEATVDGLHLLHYAERLVALHDEATDRFRLSEVSGEMRLGATEDAAASKLAAVLGRFRRSNPRASLAIRVGQSLVLQRWLETAEVDIAVMQIFADQIRPGDVELWREDLVWVQSADHPVTISKTIPFVSFDSNCFYKQAAMRHLADSDRSLTIVLECPSVDGVRSGVRNGLGVALLSRRNITPDLIELEADLPEFPKVIHVLRSRNAIAGELELTLSRAVVEELKEADAAPSARPLGRFG, from the coding sequence ATGCGGCTGGATATCGATTCGCTGCGGACCTTCAAGGCGGTGCTCGAAACGGGCGGGGTGACGCGAGCGGCCCGGCTGCTCAACCTCACGCAGTCCGCGGTGAGCCACAAGCTTGCGCGCCTCGAAGATCGCATCGGCCGGCCCATCCTGGTGAGAAGTCCCACAGGTGTCGAGGCGACGGTGGATGGACTCCATCTGCTGCATTACGCAGAGCGCCTGGTCGCGCTCCATGACGAGGCGACCGACCGGTTCCGGTTGTCCGAGGTCAGCGGCGAGATGCGCCTGGGCGCCACTGAAGACGCAGCGGCGAGTAAACTGGCTGCGGTTCTGGGACGCTTTCGAAGATCGAACCCCCGTGCGTCCCTGGCGATCCGTGTCGGGCAGAGCCTCGTGCTGCAGCGCTGGCTGGAGACGGCGGAGGTGGACATCGCGGTGATGCAGATCTTCGCTGATCAGATCCGGCCGGGGGACGTCGAACTCTGGCGCGAGGACCTGGTCTGGGTGCAATCGGCGGATCATCCGGTGACGATCAGCAAGACGATTCCCTTCGTCTCCTTCGACAGCAACTGCTTCTACAAGCAGGCTGCCATGCGCCATCTCGCCGACAGCGATCGGTCGCTCACCATCGTGCTCGAATGCCCGAGTGTCGACGGCGTGAGGTCGGGTGTGAGGAATGGGCTGGGCGTGGCCCTGCTGAGCCGACGGAACATCACGCCGGACCTGATCGAATTGGAGGCAGATCTGCCGGAATTTCCTAAGGTCATTCACGTCCTCCGCAGCCGTAATGCTATTGCGGGCGAGCTGGAGCTCACCCTCAGCCGCGCGGTCGTCGAAGAGCTGAAGGAGGCCGATGCTGCGCCCTCAGCAAGGCCCCTCGGGCGCTTCGGTTGA
- a CDS encoding tetratricopeptide repeat protein has product MALLIGLSRSLERIEPSLALTLDPLNVEALVLTATEQLNRSEQPSELRGLDDRLRSALPFNVGDARLYSLVGEVLYRTGQTEEAYRYFDHALQLSKAEIHALQRKIVRSIEEADVASAVGGINVLLRRWPEKFDDVAGAFPAILADPDGYASIRAALVANVPWRLSLLRSLGRDPATTDEASRLLLDLRSSAAPPTPDELALVLASYVQQKRYETAYRVFLFTLSEQERSSAGYVFNGSFAPIFSRRPFDWSFPRQSGFELTFLPPGRETGAKLRFFDKPVKGVLLQQYLQVPPGRYRLRVNVSGRALHFPKDLFWSLQCAHSREELGRLEIPEGSFATQPLESSFAVGQADCPAQILRLSSGLTTDSWLYRFSGELTMSDLRIEKLAE; this is encoded by the coding sequence ATGGCGTTGTTGATCGGGCTCAGTCGAAGTCTTGAGCGGATCGAGCCGTCTCTGGCTCTCACCCTGGATCCGCTGAACGTCGAAGCCCTTGTCCTAACGGCGACGGAGCAGTTGAACCGATCCGAACAGCCGTCGGAACTGCGGGGACTGGATGATCGGTTGCGCTCTGCCTTGCCGTTTAACGTAGGTGACGCGAGACTGTATAGTCTGGTCGGTGAAGTCTTGTATCGTACCGGGCAGACGGAAGAGGCTTACCGATACTTTGATCACGCCCTTCAACTGTCGAAGGCGGAGATTCACGCCCTTCAGCGAAAGATCGTCAGGTCGATAGAAGAGGCAGACGTGGCCTCCGCGGTCGGCGGCATCAATGTGTTGTTGCGGCGCTGGCCTGAAAAATTCGACGATGTGGCGGGAGCCTTTCCCGCCATTCTTGCAGACCCCGACGGTTACGCCTCCATCCGTGCTGCACTTGTGGCCAATGTGCCGTGGCGGCTGTCCCTCCTTCGGTCCCTGGGCCGCGATCCGGCCACCACCGACGAGGCAAGTCGTCTCTTGCTCGATCTCAGAAGTTCCGCCGCCCCGCCGACGCCCGATGAACTGGCACTCGTCTTGGCCAGTTACGTCCAGCAGAAACGGTATGAGACGGCTTACCGGGTCTTTCTGTTTACTCTGTCGGAGCAGGAGAGATCCTCTGCCGGCTATGTCTTCAACGGCAGCTTTGCGCCAATCTTCTCACGCCGCCCCTTTGACTGGAGTTTCCCCCGTCAGTCCGGCTTTGAACTGACGTTTCTGCCGCCCGGCCGAGAGACGGGGGCAAAACTCCGCTTCTTTGACAAACCGGTAAAGGGTGTTCTGTTGCAGCAATATCTGCAGGTTCCACCAGGCCGCTATCGTCTTCGGGTGAATGTCTCTGGACGAGCCCTGCATTTCCCCAAAGATCTGTTCTGGTCGCTTCAATGCGCGCATTCGCGGGAGGAACTGGGGAGGCTGGAGATTCCCGAAGGGTCCTTCGCGACACAGCCTCTTGAGTCGAGTTTCGCCGTCGGCCAGGCGGATTGCCCAGCCCAGATCCTCCGACTGAGCAGTGGCCTGACGACGGACAGTTGGCTCTATCGGTTCTCCGGTGAACTGACGATGAGCGATCTGCGGATCGAGAAGCTCGCCGAGTGA
- a CDS encoding ArsR/SmtB family transcription factor, with product MTKHDPDLSLLFHALADPTRRSILTQLAERPARVTDLAGPTGLRLPTVMRHLSVLEEAGLIATSKDGRVRTCAIVLEAMEPVRTWIDEQRTIWEARLDRLDAFVMDVMKERGK from the coding sequence ATGACTAAGCATGATCCTGATCTTTCCCTGTTGTTCCATGCGCTGGCGGACCCGACCCGACGCTCCATCCTCACACAGCTGGCCGAACGGCCCGCCCGGGTGACGGATTTGGCGGGCCCGACGGGACTGCGCCTGCCCACGGTCATGCGGCACCTTTCGGTGCTGGAGGAGGCAGGATTGATCGCGACGTCCAAGGACGGGCGGGTGCGCACCTGCGCCATCGTGCTCGAAGCCATGGAACCGGTCCGGACATGGATCGATGAACAGCGCACCATCTGGGAAGCGAGGCTCGATCGACTGGACGCATTTGTGATGGATGTGATGAAGGAACGCGGAAAATGA
- a CDS encoding NAD(+) synthase — MSFRSLYSHGFARVAAATYRCAIADPKSNAKSILRLAQQLHEKSVAVAVFPELTLSGYAIDDLLLQEALLNAVEDAAAQIIEASRELLPLLLIGAPVRFRNRLYNAALVIHRGRLLGIVPKSYLPNYREFYEHRHFASGAGVTGEEASFAGHAVPFGTDLLFYASDQQGLTVHAEICEDVWVPVPPSSHAAMAGATVMANLSASNITVGKAETREALCRSQSARCLGAYIYAAAGAGESTTDLAWDGQVSIHENGALLANGERFPAGDEVVIADIDLDLLVQERARQGTFDDNARHLSQGIIYRRVAFELAPPIQDSGFHRTVERFPFVPSDPAQLAQDCYEAYSIQVTGLAQRLRAINVKKAVIGVSGGLDSTHALIVVARAFDQLGLPRSNILAYTMPGFATSEGTKTNAIQLMAALQVSAAELDIKPAARQMLGDIGHPFGMGEPVYDVTFENVQAGLRTDYLFRLANYHSGIVIGTGDLSELALGWCTYGVGDQMSHYNVNAGVPKTLIQHLIRWIGRSGQFQDEAVAGILDSILATEISPELIPVAPGEAPQSTQAKIGPYELQDFTLFYTLRYGYRPSKIAFMALMAWEEKSRGQWPVGFPEERQRQYSLAEIRQWLKVFIERFFGMSQFKRSAMPNGPKVAAGGSLSPRGDWRAPSDGNAAVWLEELARNVPSH, encoded by the coding sequence GTGTCGTTTCGTTCGCTCTATTCGCACGGATTTGCCAGGGTTGCAGCAGCCACATATCGCTGCGCGATCGCCGATCCGAAGTCGAACGCCAAGTCGATCCTGCGGCTTGCCCAGCAACTGCACGAGAAATCCGTCGCCGTGGCGGTGTTTCCGGAGCTCACCCTCTCAGGGTATGCGATCGACGACCTGCTGCTGCAGGAGGCCCTGCTCAACGCGGTGGAAGACGCGGCGGCACAGATCATCGAAGCATCCCGCGAGCTGCTGCCGCTGTTGCTGATCGGCGCCCCCGTTCGTTTCCGCAACCGGCTCTACAATGCGGCGCTCGTCATTCATCGCGGACGCCTGCTCGGGATCGTTCCCAAAAGCTATCTGCCCAATTATCGCGAATTCTACGAGCATCGCCACTTTGCGTCCGGCGCCGGCGTGACGGGGGAAGAGGCCTCCTTCGCAGGCCATGCAGTCCCCTTCGGAACCGACCTGCTTTTCTATGCGTCCGACCAACAAGGGCTGACGGTTCACGCTGAGATTTGCGAAGATGTCTGGGTGCCGGTGCCGCCGAGCTCGCATGCGGCGATGGCAGGCGCCACCGTCATGGCAAACCTTTCGGCCTCCAACATCACGGTGGGAAAGGCCGAAACCCGCGAGGCCCTGTGCCGATCGCAGTCCGCGCGATGCCTGGGAGCCTATATCTATGCGGCCGCCGGCGCTGGTGAATCGACCACCGACCTCGCCTGGGACGGACAAGTGTCAATCCACGAGAATGGCGCCCTCCTGGCGAATGGCGAGCGCTTTCCGGCCGGAGACGAGGTCGTCATCGCCGATATCGACCTCGACCTGCTGGTTCAGGAACGCGCCCGCCAAGGCACTTTCGACGACAATGCCCGACATCTCTCCCAAGGCATAATTTATCGGCGGGTCGCGTTCGAGCTGGCGCCGCCAATCCAAGACAGCGGATTTCATCGCACTGTCGAGCGCTTTCCCTTCGTCCCCTCAGATCCGGCTCAGCTCGCGCAAGACTGCTATGAAGCCTATAGCATTCAGGTCACCGGCCTCGCGCAGCGGCTCCGCGCGATCAATGTGAAAAAGGCGGTGATCGGCGTTTCCGGTGGGCTGGATTCAACGCATGCGCTGATCGTGGTGGCGCGGGCTTTCGATCAACTCGGACTGCCCCGAAGCAACATTCTCGCATACACAATGCCGGGCTTCGCCACCTCCGAAGGCACCAAGACGAATGCCATCCAACTGATGGCCGCGTTGCAAGTCTCCGCCGCCGAACTCGACATCAAACCCGCCGCGCGACAGATGCTCGGCGACATCGGCCATCCCTTTGGGATGGGGGAGCCGGTTTACGACGTCACCTTCGAAAACGTGCAGGCAGGCCTCCGAACGGACTATCTCTTTCGGCTGGCGAACTACCATAGCGGCATCGTGATCGGCACCGGCGATCTCTCCGAGCTGGCGCTTGGATGGTGCACTTATGGGGTCGGCGATCAGATGTCCCATTACAATGTGAATGCCGGCGTTCCCAAGACCTTGATCCAACATCTCATCCGGTGGATCGGCCGTTCAGGGCAGTTTCAGGACGAGGCGGTCGCCGGCATATTGGACTCCATCCTGGCGACGGAAATTTCCCCAGAGCTGATCCCCGTCGCGCCGGGAGAGGCGCCGCAGAGCACGCAGGCAAAAATCGGGCCCTATGAACTGCAGGACTTCACTCTGTTCTATACGCTCCGCTACGGCTACCGCCCCTCGAAGATCGCTTTCATGGCCCTCATGGCTTGGGAGGAAAAGTCCCGAGGCCAGTGGCCCGTCGGGTTTCCGGAGGAAAGGCAGCGGCAGTATTCGCTGGCTGAGATCCGCCAATGGCTGAAGGTGTTCATCGAACGCTTCTTCGGCATGAGCCAGTTCAAGCGGTCGGCCATGCCGAATGGACCCAAAGTGGCGGCAGGCGGGTCATTGTCGCCGCGAGGCGACTGGCGGGCACCCTCGGATGGGAATGCGGCAGTCTGGCTGGAGGAACTCGCCCGGAACGTGCCCAGCCATTAG
- a CDS encoding DUF2157 domain-containing protein: protein MPGWRHALLVRSYRKRLAADLPQWRAQGWVTEEGAAAILSAAAAERSTLTVSNLVAMLGALLLGLGVITFIAANWEDFPRLVRLIMLVTGLGLAYLIAAILKQRDLPAMADAAVLVAGLVFAAAIALVGQTYHLSGEFRDAVLLWIVGCLGAALLTRSVAATVLSLAGICYWAWEWTVDAGIAPHWPSLAVLVAAGALSVWLNTPMTRKAFIVALLFWLAMTLIAMAEALDWSAAGALSLGAALALCIWSLASLLTAGRLGGRLGDLGEDLVLPVMIALFLAVFFIQFAAEVHDGARLGWQYYAAAAVALGALLSFSASYRGAFNGAHAGLAVAVTASAVAFCWWLADAHRVVDLWPSLAIGVVVLATALWMVGIADSRAGRFAHTAGLVGFGVEVLYLYVVTLGTLIDTALAFLVGGILLIGLSVLLLKMDRWLRAKPGNAAT from the coding sequence ATGCCCGGTTGGAGACATGCCCTGCTTGTCAGATCCTACCGGAAGCGTCTGGCCGCCGATCTACCCCAATGGCGCGCCCAGGGTTGGGTGACGGAGGAGGGGGCCGCCGCCATATTGTCTGCGGCTGCAGCCGAGCGCTCCACGCTGACCGTCTCCAATCTCGTCGCGATGTTGGGCGCTCTTCTTCTGGGGCTCGGCGTGATCACTTTCATCGCCGCCAACTGGGAAGATTTTCCCCGACTCGTGCGCCTGATCATGCTGGTCACGGGCCTGGGTTTGGCTTACCTGATAGCCGCGATCCTGAAGCAGCGTGACCTGCCGGCCATGGCTGATGCGGCGGTCCTGGTGGCCGGCCTTGTCTTCGCGGCGGCCATTGCTCTGGTCGGCCAGACCTATCATCTCTCGGGCGAGTTCCGCGATGCGGTGCTGCTCTGGATCGTGGGCTGCCTTGGTGCGGCCCTTCTCACGCGTTCGGTCGCCGCCACCGTGCTGAGCCTGGCGGGGATCTGCTATTGGGCATGGGAGTGGACCGTCGATGCCGGCATCGCTCCCCACTGGCCGAGCCTCGCTGTGCTTGTCGCCGCCGGCGCCCTCTCGGTTTGGCTGAATACGCCGATGACCCGCAAGGCGTTCATCGTGGCCCTTCTGTTCTGGCTCGCCATGACCCTGATTGCAATGGCTGAAGCGCTGGACTGGTCGGCGGCGGGAGCTCTCTCCTTGGGGGCCGCACTCGCACTGTGTATCTGGAGCCTGGCCTCCCTGCTCACCGCTGGACGCTTGGGTGGCCGCCTGGGCGATCTCGGCGAAGATCTGGTCTTGCCCGTGATGATCGCGCTGTTTCTGGCGGTATTCTTCATCCAGTTCGCGGCCGAGGTCCACGACGGGGCTCGCCTGGGGTGGCAATACTACGCTGCGGCTGCTGTGGCGCTGGGCGCCCTCCTGTCTTTCTCCGCGTCCTATCGCGGCGCGTTTAATGGCGCCCATGCAGGGCTTGCCGTCGCTGTCACGGCGAGCGCGGTCGCCTTCTGTTGGTGGCTCGCTGATGCGCATCGCGTCGTCGATCTCTGGCCGAGCCTCGCCATCGGTGTCGTCGTGCTCGCGACCGCCCTGTGGATGGTCGGCATTGCCGATAGCCGCGCCGGTCGATTCGCCCATACCGCGGGTCTGGTCGGCTTTGGCGTTGAGGTTCTGTATCTCTACGTCGTGACCCTCGGCACCCTCATCGACACGGCTCTCGCCTTTCTCGTCGGCGGCATCTTGCTTATCGGCCTCTCGGTTCTGTTGCTGAAGATGGACCGTTGGCTGAGGGCGAAGCCAGGAAACGCAGCCACATGA
- a CDS encoding O-antigen ligase family protein, translating to MSLGRAEGSKYLLGLGLLLALLVGGGTASGLYTDLMIQIWVLVASAGVLYGTPTPALDRKLHWLFLAIASLFVLQLLPWPSAWLAPLRAPLLSGLSPPDGPRFGFISSAVNRTLECAVYVGAGLGMFWAVLKLRPDQVVGLLPFFFIGVICNLLAATIQYSLAEDVSVEGFLPFTIKAGFFANVNHFSSLIYVSIPLMIFYGLSKSYYRATLLLLATILLFLLAAGSRAGAILGLLITLSAVFLLSARSNLRGVVVVLAFTLVSLYAIGVWSKLTVETLDPEFGRTEFASTTVAGIKENWPVGVGFGTFQTAYQLYERGDMIFQPYVNHAHNEYLELTFEGGVLTVVAILAYLVLLFLRFVQIRGNPLQQAAFLSLLFILLHSLVDYPLRTMALFLTFSVLNGIVFHRGFDRQGEPAQKAAFS from the coding sequence GTGAGCCTTGGTCGTGCAGAAGGCTCCAAATATCTTCTGGGATTGGGGCTTTTGCTGGCATTGCTCGTCGGCGGAGGAACCGCGTCTGGTCTCTACACGGATCTGATGATTCAGATCTGGGTTCTCGTCGCGTCCGCCGGGGTGCTCTATGGCACGCCGACCCCCGCCCTCGATCGAAAACTCCACTGGCTGTTCCTTGCCATAGCATCGCTCTTTGTGCTGCAGCTTCTCCCCTGGCCGAGCGCATGGCTCGCGCCGCTGCGTGCACCCCTCTTGTCCGGCTTATCCCCGCCCGATGGACCGCGCTTCGGCTTCATCAGTTCAGCCGTCAACCGCACCCTCGAATGTGCTGTCTATGTGGGCGCTGGCCTCGGCATGTTCTGGGCAGTCCTGAAACTTCGGCCCGATCAGGTGGTCGGTTTGCTGCCATTCTTTTTCATCGGGGTGATCTGTAATCTTCTGGCTGCGACAATCCAGTATTCCTTGGCCGAGGACGTATCGGTGGAAGGCTTCCTGCCATTCACGATCAAGGCGGGTTTCTTCGCCAACGTGAATCACTTCTCGTCCCTGATCTACGTGTCCATACCGCTGATGATCTTCTATGGCCTCTCGAAATCCTACTACCGCGCGACCCTGCTCCTTCTCGCGACGATCTTGCTGTTTCTGCTGGCCGCGGGGTCCCGGGCTGGCGCCATCCTGGGACTGCTCATCACCCTCTCGGCCGTATTCCTGCTCTCTGCGCGTTCGAATCTGAGGGGTGTCGTCGTGGTCCTGGCATTCACGCTGGTCTCCCTCTATGCGATCGGCGTTTGGTCCAAGCTGACAGTGGAAACCTTGGACCCCGAATTTGGGCGCACGGAATTTGCGAGCACGACGGTCGCGGGCATAAAGGAAAACTGGCCCGTCGGAGTGGGCTTTGGCACTTTTCAGACCGCCTACCAGCTCTATGAGAGAGGCGACATGATCTTCCAGCCCTACGTCAATCATGCCCATAACGAATACTTGGAGTTGACCTTCGAGGGAGGCGTGCTCACCGTCGTTGCGATCCTTGCCTATCTTGTTCTTCTATTCCTCAGATTTGTTCAGATCCGCGGCAATCCTCTGCAGCAGGCGGCCTTTTTGTCCCTGCTGTTCATCCTGCTTCATTCCCTCGTCGATTATCCCTTGCGGACCATGGCGCTGTTCCTGACCTTCAGCGTCCTGAATGGAATAGTCTTTCATCGGGGCTTCGATCGCCAGGGTGAACCGGCCCAGAAGGCGGCGTTCTCCTAA
- a CDS encoding DUF4126 family protein: MIVALLSVLMGMIAGLRTMVAAAAISWSAHLGFLDLSQTWLAFLGHAWTPWIFTLLALGEFVGDQLPSTPSRTVPLQFGTRIVVGLVAGLAIGLDSGVPVLGGIAGVLGAVVGTLGGSAVRTRMAELFGSDRPAGFLEDAIAVVLALLVTATLP, encoded by the coding sequence ATGATTGTTGCATTGCTCTCAGTCCTCATGGGGATGATCGCCGGCCTGAGGACCATGGTGGCTGCCGCTGCAATATCATGGTCGGCCCACCTTGGCTTTCTGGATCTCAGCCAGACGTGGCTTGCCTTTCTCGGCCATGCCTGGACCCCCTGGATCTTCACTCTTCTGGCGCTCGGCGAGTTTGTGGGCGACCAGCTCCCCTCCACGCCGAGCCGCACGGTTCCCCTGCAATTCGGCACCCGCATCGTCGTCGGCCTCGTGGCTGGACTGGCGATCGGCCTCGATTCCGGCGTCCCGGTCTTGGGCGGAATCGCCGGGGTCCTGGGCGCCGTGGTCGGGACTTTGGGTGGAAGCGCGGTGCGAACCAGGATGGCGGAGCTTTTCGGCAGCGACCGCCCGGCGGGCTTCCTTGAGGATGCCATAGCCGTCGTGCTGGCGCTCCTGGTCACGGCAACGCTCCCCTGA
- a CDS encoding GDYXXLXY domain-containing protein: MKRLPIWGFVAAFLLQAGLLVYMVADRAVLLAEGKEIRLAVRPVDPRDLLRGDYVVLSYDISQLDAAKLGGADDFEAGSTVYVSLRSDGEVWQASAMNSERTDDGAGAVLRGTIDGKISPPGCSDPCKAYRVTYGLEQFFVPEGKGRDLEQLRNDQKLAVDIAIDPDGRGAIKRLLVDGQVRYDTRLF, translated from the coding sequence ATGAAGCGACTTCCGATATGGGGCTTCGTTGCCGCCTTCCTGTTGCAGGCTGGCCTGCTGGTCTACATGGTTGCTGACCGCGCCGTCCTCCTGGCCGAGGGCAAGGAAATCCGGCTTGCGGTGCGCCCCGTTGACCCGCGCGACCTGCTGCGCGGGGATTACGTCGTCCTCAGCTACGATATCTCCCAGCTCGATGCCGCGAAGCTGGGGGGGGCCGACGACTTTGAAGCCGGCTCCACGGTCTACGTCTCCCTGCGGAGCGACGGGGAAGTCTGGCAAGCCTCCGCCATGAACTCCGAGAGGACCGACGATGGCGCCGGAGCCGTCCTGCGCGGAACCATCGACGGCAAGATCAGCCCTCCGGGCTGCAGCGATCCCTGCAAAGCCTACCGGGTGACCTACGGTCTGGAGCAGTTCTTCGTCCCTGAAGGCAAGGGCAGAGATCTGGAGCAATTGCGCAACGATCAGAAGCTCGCCGTGGACATCGCCATCGACCCGGACGGCCGAGGTGCCATAAAGCGCCTCCTGGTCGACGGGCAAGTCCGCTACGACACCCGCCTGTTCTGA
- a CDS encoding HAD-IA family hydrolase, translating into MALNEYTILTFDVVGTLIDFEQGIVDYIRPLALQAGHEIDDETILLSYGKAEAVQHEEMAGQPFTRMMPPVYRAMAQELGLPVTPDAIEGFRLSIPHWPAFPDSIAALKRLRRSFRLVAMTNSDNWALNHFSRTLGEPFDDTVTAEDVGTCKPDPQFFAYARGRQSTLGYRLENYLHVAQSQYHDIGVAKHLGYDVCWIERRQGKKGFGGTPEPREVTRPDYHFKDLAGLAAAVDGNR; encoded by the coding sequence ATGGCACTTAACGAATACACCATCCTCACATTTGACGTGGTCGGCACCCTGATCGATTTCGAGCAGGGCATCGTCGATTACATCCGCCCCCTGGCCCTCCAGGCGGGACACGAGATTGATGACGAAACGATTCTCCTGAGCTACGGCAAAGCGGAAGCCGTTCAGCACGAAGAGATGGCCGGCCAGCCTTTCACCCGGATGATGCCGCCCGTCTATCGTGCCATGGCGCAGGAACTTGGCTTGCCGGTGACACCGGATGCGATTGAGGGGTTCCGGCTCTCAATTCCCCATTGGCCGGCATTTCCCGACAGCATCGCAGCCCTGAAAAGGCTGCGCCGGAGCTTCCGCCTCGTCGCCATGACCAACTCCGACAACTGGGCGCTTAATCATTTCTCTCGCACCCTGGGAGAGCCCTTTGATGACACCGTCACCGCGGAGGACGTGGGCACCTGCAAGCCCGATCCGCAATTCTTCGCCTATGCGCGCGGCAGGCAGAGCACGCTCGGCTATCGTCTGGAGAACTACCTTCATGTGGCGCAAAGCCAGTATCACGACATCGGCGTAGCCAAGCATCTCGGCTATGACGTCTGCTGGATCGAGCGGCGCCAGGGCAAGAAGGGCTTCGGCGGCACGCCGGAACCGCGGGAGGTCACGCGGCCCGACTACCATTTCAAGGACCTCGCCGGCCTTGCGGCTGCCGTCGATGGCAACCGGTGA